The following DNA comes from Legionella fallonii LLAP-10.
ATAACCAATAGTGACGCCTAAACGCTCGCCAATTGGTGTGGGGCATAAACACAAAGGATTGCTTGGATTTTTTGTATCAGGATAACTGCTTTTAACTATCTCACTGCTGCCAATGGTGAGTGGAAACAAACAATTCCAGCAGACATCCGTAATTGGATTAACAAAGTGCCCTTTGCATTGAGACGCATAAACAAAGCTTGGCGAGCTCAATAAAAACAGCACCATGAATCGGGCAAGCAATCGGCTCATCATAGTAATCCACCAAGAATATGCAGGCGATTGCGTCTTCTCATTGCAAAACTTAAGAAAAAAACAACACCAAAAATAATCAATGAATGATTCAATGCTCTTAGCGATTCGGCATACTGGATTAAGAGTGTTGGGAGCAAAATCCAGGTCATATGGACTAAAATTTCTATATAAAAATAAACCTTATTCCAATCAATGATTCGGTATTGATGGCTTGCTGTTCCCTCACAAAATGAAAGACAGGAAGATAGGGATAAATAAATTCCAATTACAACACCCGCTACAGCTAAGTAGAAAGGCCATGAACTTCCGTTTAATTCATGAAGAAATTCATGAGGATTTTGAGAAAAAATGAAGGCGAGAATTAATCCAATAAATAGATGATAAATCCCATAGACGCTAAGCGAACAAATGCCTCTGGTTATTTTAATCACCATTTTTTTATTCATAGTACCTACTCCTATTTGTGTAGCTCGTGTTGCCCAATTTCTTGAATACGCCAAACCAATCTCTTCTGGCTGACTATTGAAGGCACATGCTTTAAGTGAAAATAACGACTCAAGCGCCCTTCTAAATCAAAATAAACTGAACCCAAAGCTCCAGAGGTTTCCTTAACATCCCCTCCGGTTAAAATAAATTTCACCTGGTCAAAATGCTTATAATGTGCTTTGGCCCAGGCAAGTTGCTTCGGATCATCGGCATCGAAAAAAAACAGCGTTTTAGAAAATGACACGCGTTCAAAAGGATTAAGATGCGCACCCTTCTTAGCAATCAACACCCCATCATGGGTATAAAGTGTTTGATTCACGACGATACTTGGATCTAACTCATGCGTTTTAGGGGTAGTTGTTGTGGGTAAATGAAGAGGTTTTGGCCTTCTCACGTGCTCTTCCACTCGCGCCACCATTTGTTGCTGGTGCTGTTTCAAGGCACCTGTTTTCTCTAAGCGATGCAGCTTCGCCATGATGACCTGGCGGATGTCCTGCTCAATAACAGGAAAAAGCTGGCCGTAATTGCCTAAGTTTTTGGCATATACCGGAGCTCCGTTCATTAAGAGTGTTGCAATCAAACCCGCTACTTTCTTCATAATGCACCCAGCTTTTCCAAGGTTGCCGCAATCACCTCATCCGTCACATCGAAGCGTCCACTGGAGATCACTGTTGCGGTGATCAGGGTCACATGATGAGAAGCCCCATACTGAGACAAGGTCTGAGGCAACAACGACGAATACTGCTTTAACACCTTCTTTTGTTCTTGTTCTGATAAGTTACTTTGGCTCAATAAGACCGCCGGCTGATTCAGTAAGCGCTGCATATCCACTACAGCAATCGGTGTGGTCTTGTGCATGCTCCATAACACCATGCCAGACAAAACCAAACCCGCTAGAATTAAGAGTTGGGCTTTATAATTACGCAGCATCGGCAAGACCTCCCTCTACCAACACACTTTTGGATAAACCATAATGTTTGTTGGCTACCAACATGGCGGCATGAATATACGAGCGCCCTTGCGCGATATAATCCATTACTGCTTGATAATCGCGACCATCGGAAGACAATAGGACCCGTGTAAACGGATCAACAAAAAGTCGATTAAACGAAGAAATACCGTCTGCACGAATCAGAACTTGTGAAAATCCAGCATCCTTAGCTTTAGGAAATGCAGAAAGTAATTTAAATTCAAAATCAGAAAACGTGTTATGTTCTTGTTGGTGCTTGGCTAGGGAATCTGCATCTTGAAGAAAAATGAGTTTGATTGCAGAATTTTCCCAAGCAGCACGTGCTTCAGGAAAGGCGTAATAATCATCGATACCTTGCGTGATCGTCACAAAGGACGCATTATGCCGCCGTCCTGTACGAAAACCTCGGTTAATGAAATTAACTGCAATTTGATCGCCAGAAAATAAGGACCAGGCTTCATCAATGATGCACATTTTTTGACGGCTGCGATCAGAATTAAACATACGGCCTTGAAACTGAGACAAAATAGACAGTAGTACAGGCGCACGAATGTGTTCATCGTCCTCAATTTCTTTTAAATCCACGACAATAATTCGTGCATCAGGCGCTAATTTAGATGGCGCATTAAAGACCGTCCCATGCTCTGAATGAGTACAATAGGGATCAAGATTTTTCGCCAGAATTTTTCCTGTAGGGTATTTTTCTCGGTCGTTCTGATGCAATTCCAGAAGCTTAGACTGCACATGATCAATTAACGTGGTTTGTTGATGCTCAAAAAACGCCTGAAGTATTGCCTCTCGTAACGTTCCTCGATCATCATCACTGGCCCCATCCTTAGCGCACGCTAATAATTGAAACAAAGAAAGAATATGCTGTATTTCTTTGCCAATATTCGTTACATGAGTAAAGGGATTCATTGCCAAATTGGAGTATTCCAGATAAACACCACCTAAGGCATGGCATAACTTCTTATAACTTCCCCCAACATCGACAATAAAGAGATCCCCTCCGTTGAACAGCACGTTGAGCATCAGCATTTGAATAAAAAAACTCTTCCCCCCGCCTGATGTGCCGGTCACAGAAATGTTGTAATTCGTGCCCAACTTACCAGAGAACGGATCGATACAAGAAAATTGATTGCGTAATGTCGGTAATAAAATGCCCGATCCCGTACCCGACCAATCCGAAAGAATAGGCATGTATTGAGTCGCATTCCATGAGGAAATAGGCCACATCATCGTGGGTAGCTGAAATCCTTTTTGGAGATGATTCGTAAATAAAAAAGGCAACGTTGCCAGAAAATAAGGAGATTGCATCCTACGGCTTAAAGCGAGCTTAATACCATTATAAGAAAAGCAGGTACGAGCGGCTTCCACATCGCGGGCATATTCGGAGCGTCTGGAAAATAGCACGACGTTATACAGCATTTTACAAGAGCGCGTCTTTCCTGAAGCCAAATCATCGCGAAAATGACGCCATTCACGCGCTTTTTTTTCAGTCCCTGCAACATGCAGCGCATAATCTCCCTTTGCTTTTTTATCCAAATCACTGGTTTTGCGATTCGCACGTCCCTGCGCTTTGTTTTGCTCGTCAACCAGGTAGGTAACAGAAATAATGTGATTACAGGGGATGCTTTGCTCTGAGTGAAAAATATTGGCACTGTTATTAATGTTATCCCAAAGATGGTATTCACCTGGTAAGCCATCAATGGTCATCACTGAGACAACCGTTTCGAATGCCTTACCTTGATTATTAACCCCACTCACAAGCAGGCCTTCTTTGGCTACCTCCACATCAAAATCACGACCAATCACCTGATGTTTAATGAGTTGCGTTGGTTCATAAGAGGAAAATTTGGGGTAAATATTATCGGGTTCATGAGCCAGGTAAAAATTAAGTAAGCGTAATAAATCTTCAGCATTACAGGTTCTAAAACCAATTTTGGCCGACATTAACGAAGCTTCAAAGGCAATACGAAATTGAGCAAAGCAGGCTTTAACGTCTTCCTCATTTTTTCCATTGATTTTATCAACTACGACATAACACTCGGTTTGTGTAATTCTGGGATTAACATTGGTATTGGTTTTAAATCCATGAACTGCCGCCTCACCATAAAACGAACGAAGGCTTTTACCCATCACACTTAACTGCTCAAAATCTTGATTCATGAACTGCTTTGAAAAAGCATCCAGCTCCGGTCCCACTTGATTGTGTTTGACTAAGATGAGCTGTAAGGTAAATTCATCAGAAACCTTGGTTCTTAAAATCGAATCCAACTGCTCTGCAATTTTTTCATTCGCACCGGTTAACGGGGTGATGCGATACAATAAACCTGAGTTCCAACGATTAATAAATAAATGCGATTCCTCATCATAATAATGATAAGGAAGCTCCTTACAAAAAAGAGGGTATTGGTGATCGCCTACATTTAAGGTATTTTGGGAAGACGACTCATCCTCCCCATCCACCAAATAGTCATCGATTGAATTCCTAAAACCCTGGACGTATTTTTTTAGTGTTGCGAACATAGTTAATCCTAAAAAAGTTCCGTTTCATTTATTTTGAATAGGCGCTGCAGCCTACACATTGCTCTTGTTGCACGTATTGCCCATCCGGTGTAAATCGCCGTGCATCAACCATACGATTCACCTGCTCCATGCTTTGGCACCCACCACGCTCGACAAAAGGACAGCGAACATCCTGATGATCAAAAATGGATCGTGAACACCCCGTAAGCATCACTGCCGAACAACAGAACAAAACAAGCCATGCTTTAACCATGTACGTCTCCTGTAGGATTAACTGTTGAAAAGAGCGGTTGATTGGGCATCCCATTCTGATTTAAGAATTGCTGCGCCGTTTGCGTATCGGATTGGAACGTGTTTTGTGGCCCAGAAGGCTCTCCACTGTTACTCTCCCCTGCTTCACCGCCTACCCGGCTGATGGTTGTTGTAATCGCAGCCTCATTTTGAGCCGATTGATTATCAATGGATTTGCCCGACTCAAACGATTGGTGCGCCCTATCAATCCAAAAGCCTTTGGTGAACATGATGGACACACGACGTCCAGCACGTGCCACCACCAATGGATGATAAATATCGGCGATTTTCATGATGTAGTCGGAGATTTTATTGGCCGGATTACTCACAGCCCCTCCTGCTGCTGATTGCACGAGGGTGGAAGCCTGGCCGTAGGTAGTAATGGTGCCTGCTGCTGGATTAATGGTTTGAGCCGTATTAAGGTTTTTAAGCCCATCTCCAAAACCTGCTAAAATCCCTGCAGCAGCACTGTATTCTAAAAGAGGTTTGGTTTTTAAAATGGACGTGCCGCGTAAGTCTTGCATCGCATCCAAGTCATACACTGCGCCATACACCTTTTGCTCAAAACTTAAATTAGGTTTCGCGCACGAGAGGGTTTCAAGATGCATCACTACCGCGTCATCGGATAAATCACCATAAGTTGAAACAATAGCCAGACAGCCATTAAGGCGTGAATGACGGTTGTTGGGCATAATCCCATTGGAATCCAGACGAATCAGTGCCGTCCCCATATTTTTAGCACCATTAATTCCAGCAT
Coding sequences within:
- the traW gene encoding type-F conjugative transfer system protein TraW — its product is MKKVAGLIATLLMNGAPVYAKNLGNYGQLFPVIEQDIRQVIMAKLHRLEKTGALKQHQQQMVARVEEHVRRPKPLHLPTTTTPKTHELDPSIVVNQTLYTHDGVLIAKKGAHLNPFERVSFSKTLFFFDADDPKQLAWAKAHYKHFDQVKFILTGGDVKETSGALGSVYFDLEGRLSRYFHLKHVPSIVSQKRLVWRIQEIGQHELHK
- the trbI gene encoding type-F conjugative transfer system protein TrbI, which codes for MLRNYKAQLLILAGLVLSGMVLWSMHKTTPIAVVDMQRLLNQPAVLLSQSNLSEQEQKKVLKQYSSLLPQTLSQYGASHHVTLITATVISSGRFDVTDEVIAATLEKLGAL
- the traC gene encoding type IV secretion system protein TraC codes for the protein MFATLKKYVQGFRNSIDDYLVDGEDESSSQNTLNVGDHQYPLFCKELPYHYYDEESHLFINRWNSGLLYRITPLTGANEKIAEQLDSILRTKVSDEFTLQLILVKHNQVGPELDAFSKQFMNQDFEQLSVMGKSLRSFYGEAAVHGFKTNTNVNPRITQTECYVVVDKINGKNEEDVKACFAQFRIAFEASLMSAKIGFRTCNAEDLLRLLNFYLAHEPDNIYPKFSSYEPTQLIKHQVIGRDFDVEVAKEGLLVSGVNNQGKAFETVVSVMTIDGLPGEYHLWDNINNSANIFHSEQSIPCNHIISVTYLVDEQNKAQGRANRKTSDLDKKAKGDYALHVAGTEKKAREWRHFRDDLASGKTRSCKMLYNVVLFSRRSEYARDVEAARTCFSYNGIKLALSRRMQSPYFLATLPFLFTNHLQKGFQLPTMMWPISSWNATQYMPILSDWSGTGSGILLPTLRNQFSCIDPFSGKLGTNYNISVTGTSGGGKSFFIQMLMLNVLFNGGDLFIVDVGGSYKKLCHALGGVYLEYSNLAMNPFTHVTNIGKEIQHILSLFQLLACAKDGASDDDRGTLREAILQAFFEHQQTTLIDHVQSKLLELHQNDREKYPTGKILAKNLDPYCTHSEHGTVFNAPSKLAPDARIIVVDLKEIEDDEHIRAPVLLSILSQFQGRMFNSDRSRQKMCIIDEAWSLFSGDQIAVNFINRGFRTGRRHNASFVTITQGIDDYYAFPEARAAWENSAIKLIFLQDADSLAKHQQEHNTFSDFEFKLLSAFPKAKDAGFSQVLIRADGISSFNRLFVDPFTRVLLSSDGRDYQAVMDYIAQGRSYIHAAMLVANKHYGLSKSVLVEGGLADAA
- a CDS encoding TraB/VirB10 family protein, which encodes MMKPFKKLMNKSKKANLNQSAKMEQLRNGLAFLLLGGLCYGFYLYSSKTQPTLPANKKPVFDGVLDSAFSKLSDEAVLEKQQRQIDALKALVEKNKKNTPNKSDDLVSENQALLSAMQKQLEKLALENKEINGKLQVALLKNSQTSLAAVAARPPTREEIEARHKQRILDEKAYYGKAGLETVHFNYRRQQKEERTPDNYVWAGTHAEGILLSGAKGDAGINGAKNMGTALIRLDSNGIMPNNRHSRLNGCLAIVSTYGDLSDDAVVMHLETLSCAKPNLSFEQKVYGAVYDLDAMQDLRGTSILKTKPLLEYSAAAGILAGFGDGLKNLNTAQTINPAAGTITTYGQASTLVQSAAGGAVSNPANKISDYIMKIADIYHPLVVARAGRRVSIMFTKGFWIDRAHQSFESGKSIDNQSAQNEAAITTTISRVGGEAGESNSGEPSGPQNTFQSDTQTAQQFLNQNGMPNQPLFSTVNPTGDVHG